A part of Populus alba chromosome 8, ASM523922v2, whole genome shotgun sequence genomic DNA contains:
- the LOC118055068 gene encoding uncharacterized protein isoform X2, protein MAAESNTGFHLEGTLGSALNRHAISFQSDAINSGCTTDMIPMGMGSYFGINTSTTSSCLMLPGSSSLISNNTSPGGSGSDGIVQAQAGNSSASSSLLLDSVPGLKHDAGLAVEWSVEEQYKLEEGLQKYADEPRILRYIKIAAMLRDKTVRDVALRCRWMTRKRRKAEDYNMGKKINSRKDKLVESSSKMNMAAGLLQNVASYPLMMHHTNQSEPMPFEGISGTTRLLDQNAQAFSKISANLSTFKLQDNIDFFCYTRNNITAILNDMRKMPGIMSRMPPLPVSIDEDLANSILPNTIQSMMFGSPSGIQLKQEPRC, encoded by the exons atgGCTGCAGAGTCTAACACAGGGTTTCACCTAGAGGGGACCTTAGGTTCTGCTCTTAATCGGCATgcaatttcttttcaatctgACGCTATAAACAGTGGCTGCACAACGGATATGATTCCCATGGGGATGGGGTCTTACTTTGGGATTAATACTAGTACTACTAGTAGTTGCTTGATGTTGCCTGGGAGTTCCAGCTTGATTAGTAATAATACCAGTCCTGGTGGTAGTGGAAGTGATGGAATTGTTCAAGCTCAAGCTGGGAATTCTTCTGCCTCTTCTTCGTTGCTTCTTGATTCCGTTCCTGGCTTAAAGCATGATGCTGGCTTGGCTGTTGAGTGGTCCGTCGAGGAGCAGTACAAACTGGAGGAAGGCCTTCAAAA ATATGCTGATGAACCACGTATTCTGAGATACATAAAGATTGCAGCCATGCTCCGTGATAAAACTGTTCGTGATGTTGCGTTGAGGTGTAGATGGATGACG AGAAAGCGAAGGAAGGCAGAAGATTATAACATGGGAAAGAAGATCAACAGCAGGAAG GATAAGCTGGTGGAATCATCCTCGAAGATGAACATGGCTGCAGGTTTACTGCAGAATGTGGCTTCATATCCTCTAATGATGCACCATACAAACCAAAGTGAACCTATGCCTTTTGAAG GAATTAGTGGGACGACTAGACTCTTGGACCAGAATGCTCAAGCTTTTAGTAAGATATCAGCTAACCTTTCTACATTCAAG TTGCAGGATAACATTGACTTCTTTTGTTACACAAGGAACAATATCACTGCCATCCTGAACGA TATGAGAAAGATGCCTGGAATAATGAGTCGGATGCCACCACTGCCCGTGTCCATTGATGAGGATCTTGCAAATAGTATATTGCCCAATACAATTCAG TCAATGATGTTTGGCTCGCCTTCTGGAATACAACTGAAGCAGGAGCCAAGGTGCTGA
- the LOC118055068 gene encoding uncharacterized protein isoform X1, giving the protein MAAESNTGFHLEGTLGSALNRHAISFQSDAINSGCTTDMIPMGMGSYFGINTSTTSSCLMLPGSSSLISNNTSPGGSGSDGIVQAQAGNSSASSSLLLDSVPGLKHDAGLAVEWSVEEQYKLEEGLQKYADEPRILRYIKIAAMLRDKTVRDVALRCRWMTRKRRKAEDYNMGKKINSRKDKLVESSSKMNMAAGLLQNVASYPLMMHHTNQSEPMPFEGISGTTRLLDQNAQAFSKISANLSTFKLQDNIDFFCYTRNNITAILNDMRKMPGIMSRMPPLPVSIDEDLANSILPNTIQSNYFDVITSQSARQFEFWWLEN; this is encoded by the exons atgGCTGCAGAGTCTAACACAGGGTTTCACCTAGAGGGGACCTTAGGTTCTGCTCTTAATCGGCATgcaatttcttttcaatctgACGCTATAAACAGTGGCTGCACAACGGATATGATTCCCATGGGGATGGGGTCTTACTTTGGGATTAATACTAGTACTACTAGTAGTTGCTTGATGTTGCCTGGGAGTTCCAGCTTGATTAGTAATAATACCAGTCCTGGTGGTAGTGGAAGTGATGGAATTGTTCAAGCTCAAGCTGGGAATTCTTCTGCCTCTTCTTCGTTGCTTCTTGATTCCGTTCCTGGCTTAAAGCATGATGCTGGCTTGGCTGTTGAGTGGTCCGTCGAGGAGCAGTACAAACTGGAGGAAGGCCTTCAAAA ATATGCTGATGAACCACGTATTCTGAGATACATAAAGATTGCAGCCATGCTCCGTGATAAAACTGTTCGTGATGTTGCGTTGAGGTGTAGATGGATGACG AGAAAGCGAAGGAAGGCAGAAGATTATAACATGGGAAAGAAGATCAACAGCAGGAAG GATAAGCTGGTGGAATCATCCTCGAAGATGAACATGGCTGCAGGTTTACTGCAGAATGTGGCTTCATATCCTCTAATGATGCACCATACAAACCAAAGTGAACCTATGCCTTTTGAAG GAATTAGTGGGACGACTAGACTCTTGGACCAGAATGCTCAAGCTTTTAGTAAGATATCAGCTAACCTTTCTACATTCAAG TTGCAGGATAACATTGACTTCTTTTGTTACACAAGGAACAATATCACTGCCATCCTGAACGA TATGAGAAAGATGCCTGGAATAATGAGTCGGATGCCACCACTGCCCGTGTCCATTGATGAGGATCTTGCAAATAGTATATTGCCCAATACAATTCAG TCCAATTACTTTGATGTAATCACCAGCCAATCTGCTAGACAGTTCGAATTTTGGTGGCTAGAGAATTGA